The Primulina tabacum isolate GXHZ01 chromosome 16, ASM2559414v2, whole genome shotgun sequence genome window below encodes:
- the LOC142529846 gene encoding transcription factor LHW-like isoform X3: MGYSLKEALKTLCGVDQWSYAVLWKIGYQNPNLLVWEECYYDLNSYPTHQDFNASWGATAASNFQSQYHTGEKVSLLINKMMMDNQVNIVGEGLVGRVAFTGNHQWILSENFRGEAHPPEVLNEVCQQFSAGMKTVAVIPVLPHGVVQFGSYLTIGENLGFIHDVLTLVFQLGEVPGVLLSDNYMSKEPARRFGVPICLGSSAHVDSSLEFKIRNDLQSTVAAIQVLNSSPSCMKPRDYNHIATIAPTAKAEVYPSISEIWMNRHTPVNVPRSTLDFPSSTCLLNRGSISCIEQSDSGCEGPFNSLCGIPLPTLRKTSTSTSCSIEGVSMPHNVETLSRINSCSNASRAVNESITSKSSASIGLKNVNLLNREAYFSDSVDHLRTNSLLGNSSGIQHYHMEKKLVENYLCASNEELDIITHDISMSRHNKQQYTVAHLISSLVEDDNKQNLKDQSHTVSDTKYDESCIQSQSGDDLFDILGAEFKNTIFSSRWKSCKSPPNLHDSNMNIPSKKSLASSEIYAASQGNLDSGIISSGPDHLLDAVVSNVYSSVKSVLDDSVSCGTTLTNTSSSLRPKTGISYSQCRVSNQTKGELLGVPKYIATAGMMSSCSLRNASSKEDSETCSQISSIYGSQISSWIGKGHDMNPNNSVSNGCSKQPDETSTLNRKRLKLGENPRPRPKDRQMIQDRFKELRQIVPNGAKCSMDALLERTIKHMLFLQSVTKHSDKLKQTGEPKLQITNTDGSLLLKNNFEGGATWAYEVGSQSMVCPLIVEDLNQPRQMLVEMLCEERGFFLEIADIIRGLGLTILKGVMETRNGKIWARFAVEANRDVTRMEIFLSLVHFLEQS; this comes from the exons ATGGGGTACTCGTTGAAAGAGGCTTTGAAGACTCTTTGCGGAGTCGATCAGTGGTCATATGCTGTTCTCTGGAAGATTGGATACCAAAACCCCAA CCTTTTAGTTTGGGAAGAATGTTATTACGATTTGAACTCATATCCAACACATCAAGATTTCAATGCTTCATGGGGTGCGACCGCTGCCAGCAATTTCCAGTCCCAGTATCATACTGGAGAGAAAGTGTCTTTGCTCATAAACAAGATGATGATGGACAATCAAGTTAATATTGTGGGAGAAGG ATTAGTTGGAAGAGTTGCTTTCACTGGTAACCATCAATGGATACTTTCTGAGAATTTTCGTGGAGAAGCCCACCCGCCAGAG GTTCTAAACGAGGTATGCCAGCAATTTTCAGCTGGCATGAag ACGGTTGCAGTTATTCCCGTTCTTCCTCATGGTGTTGTCCAATTTGGTTCATACTTGACG ATAGGAGAGAACTTGGGATTCATACATGACGTGTTAACATTAGTATTTCAACTGGGAGAGGTACCTGGTGTCTTGCTATCTGATAATTATATGTCGAAAGAACCTGCTCGAAGATTTGGGGTTCCAATATGTCTTGGAAGTTCCGCTCATGTTGACTCGTCTCTTGAGTTCA AAATTCGAAATGATTTGCAATCTACTGTTGCAGCAATTCAAGTCTTAAACTCAAGTCCGAGTTGTATGAAACCACGTGATTACAATCATATAGCAACGATTGCTCCTACAGCAAAAGCTGAAGTTTATCCCTCAATTTCGGAAATATGGATGAACCGGCATACTCCTGTCAATGTCCCAAGGTCCACTCTTGATTTCCCATCTAGCACATGTTTGTTGAATCGTGGCAGTATAAGTTGCATTGAACAATCGGATAGTGGCTGTGAAGGACCTTTTAATAGCCTCTGTGGCATTCCTCTGCCTACTCTGAGAAAAACTTCTACCTCGACTTCTTGTTCCATTGAAGGTGTGTCCATGCCCCATAATGTGGAAACTTTGTCAAGGATAAACTCTTGCTCAAATGCGAGCAGGGCGGTTAATGAAAGCATTACTTCTAAGAGTTCAGCTTCGATTGGGCTTAAAAATGTGAATTTACTGAATAGAGAGGCCTATTTCTCCGATTCTGTCGACCATTTGAGGACAAATTCCTTGCTAGGTAATAGCTCTGGCATCCAACATTATCACATGGAGAAAAAGTTGGTGGAAAATTACTTATGTGCGTCTAATGAAGAACTCgatataattactcatgacatttCTATGTCTCGACACAACAAACAACAATATACAGTCGcacatttgatttctagtttaGTTGAAGACGACAACAAACAAAACTTGAAAGATCAGAGTCATACGGTGAGTGATACCAAGTATGACGAATCGTGCATTCAATCTCAGTCTGGAGATGATTTGTTCGATATTTTGGGAGCAGAATTTAAGAACACGATATTTAGCAGTCGCTGGAAGAGCTGTAAATCACCCCCAAACTTGCATGACTCAAATATGAATATTCCTTCTAAGAAGAGTCTGGCGTCTTCAGAAATATATGCTGCTAGCCAAGGAAACTTGGATAGTGGGATCATCTCATCTGGCCCTGACCATCTCTTGGATGCAGTAGTCTCTAACGTTTACTCTTCTGTAAAGTCGGTCCTGGACGATAGTGTTTCTTGTGGGACAACGTTGACCAATACTAGCAGCTCCTTGCGACCTAAGACCGGAATTTCATATAGTCAGTGTAGGGTTTCTAACCAGACGAAGGGAGAGTTACTTGGTGTTCCAAAATACATTGCAACAGCAGGAATGATGAGTTCTTGTTCGTTGAGAAATGCTTCTTCCAAGGAAGATTCAGAAACTTGTTCTCAGATTAGTTCCATTTACGGATCACAAATAAGTTCATGGATTGGAAAGGGTCATGACATGAATCCAAATAATAGCGTGTCTAATGGATGCTCTAAGCAACCTGATGAAACTTCCACACTGAATCGCAAGAGGCTTAAACTCGGGGAAAATCCAAGACCTAGGCCAAAAGATCGGCAAATGATCCAAGATCGCTTCAAGGAGTTGAGGCAAATTGTGCCAAATGGAGCAAAG TGTAGCATGGATGCTCTTTTGGAACGTACAATCAAACATATGCTTTTCTTACAAAGTGTTACAAAACATTCTGATAAGCTAAAGCAAACTGGAGAGCCCAAG TTGCAGATTACTAACACAGATGGCAGTTTGCTGTTGAAAAATAACTTTGAAGGGGGAGCAACATGGGCCTATGAAGTAGGCTCTCAATCTATGGTCTGTCCTCTCATAGTTGAAGATCTGAATCAACCCCGTCAAATGCTTGTGGAG ATGCTCTGTGAAGAAAGAGGTTTCTTTCTAGAAATAGCCGACATAATTAGAGGCCTGGGGTTAACCATATTAAAAGGGGTTATGGAAACTCGGAATGGCAAAATATGGGCACGTTTTGCTGTAGAG GCCAATAGAGATGTTACGAGGATGGAAATCTTTCTCTCATTAGTCCACTTTCTGGAGCAAAGTTGA
- the LOC142529846 gene encoding transcription factor LHW-like isoform X5 — MMMDNQVNIVGEGLVGRVAFTGNHQWILSENFRGEAHPPEVLNEVCQQFSAGMKTVAVIPVLPHGVVQFGSYLTIGENLGFIHDVLTLVFQLGEVPGVLLSDNYMSKEPARRFGVPICLGSSAHVDSSLEFSTIRASSFIADSLNHVESSVQTSVPDTQTSYSFTTEIRNDLQSTVAAIQVLNSSPSCMKPRDYNHIATIAPTAKAEVYPSISEIWMNRHTPVNVPRSTLDFPSSTCLLNRGSISCIEQSDSGCEGPFNSLCGIPLPTLRKTSTSTSCSIEGVSMPHNVETLSRINSCSNASRAVNESITSKSSASIGLKNVNLLNREAYFSDSVDHLRTNSLLGNSSGIQHYHMEKKLVENYLCASNEELDIITHDISMSRHNKQQYTVAHLISSLVEDDNKQNLKDQSHTVSDTKYDESCIQSQSGDDLFDILGAEFKNTIFSSRWKSCKSPPNLHDSNMNIPSKKSLASSEIYAASQGNLDSGIISSGPDHLLDAVVSNVYSSVKSVLDDSVSCGTTLTNTSSSLRPKTGISYSQCRVSNQTKGELLGVPKYIATAGMMSSCSLRNASSKEDSETCSQISSIYGSQISSWIGKGHDMNPNNSVSNGCSKQPDETSTLNRKRLKLGENPRPRPKDRQMIQDRFKELRQIVPNGAKCSMDALLERTIKHMLFLQSVTKHSDKLKQTGEPKLQITNTDGSLLLKNNFEGGATWAYEVGSQSMVCPLIVEDLNQPRQMLVEMLCEERGFFLEIADIIRGLGLTILKGVMETRNGKIWARFAVEANRDVTRMEIFLSLVHFLEQS, encoded by the exons ATGATGATGGACAATCAAGTTAATATTGTGGGAGAAGG ATTAGTTGGAAGAGTTGCTTTCACTGGTAACCATCAATGGATACTTTCTGAGAATTTTCGTGGAGAAGCCCACCCGCCAGAG GTTCTAAACGAGGTATGCCAGCAATTTTCAGCTGGCATGAag ACGGTTGCAGTTATTCCCGTTCTTCCTCATGGTGTTGTCCAATTTGGTTCATACTTGACG ATAGGAGAGAACTTGGGATTCATACATGACGTGTTAACATTAGTATTTCAACTGGGAGAGGTACCTGGTGTCTTGCTATCTGATAATTATATGTCGAAAGAACCTGCTCGAAGATTTGGGGTTCCAATATGTCTTGGAAGTTCCGCTCATGTTGACTCGTCTCTTGAGTTCAGTACGATACGTGCCTCTTCTTTCATTGCTGACAGTCTCAACCATGTTGAAAGCTCGGTTCAAACCTCAGTTCCTGACACTCAAACATCTTATTCATTTACTACAGAAATTCGAAATGATTTGCAATCTACTGTTGCAGCAATTCAAGTCTTAAACTCAAGTCCGAGTTGTATGAAACCACGTGATTACAATCATATAGCAACGATTGCTCCTACAGCAAAAGCTGAAGTTTATCCCTCAATTTCGGAAATATGGATGAACCGGCATACTCCTGTCAATGTCCCAAGGTCCACTCTTGATTTCCCATCTAGCACATGTTTGTTGAATCGTGGCAGTATAAGTTGCATTGAACAATCGGATAGTGGCTGTGAAGGACCTTTTAATAGCCTCTGTGGCATTCCTCTGCCTACTCTGAGAAAAACTTCTACCTCGACTTCTTGTTCCATTGAAGGTGTGTCCATGCCCCATAATGTGGAAACTTTGTCAAGGATAAACTCTTGCTCAAATGCGAGCAGGGCGGTTAATGAAAGCATTACTTCTAAGAGTTCAGCTTCGATTGGGCTTAAAAATGTGAATTTACTGAATAGAGAGGCCTATTTCTCCGATTCTGTCGACCATTTGAGGACAAATTCCTTGCTAGGTAATAGCTCTGGCATCCAACATTATCACATGGAGAAAAAGTTGGTGGAAAATTACTTATGTGCGTCTAATGAAGAACTCgatataattactcatgacatttCTATGTCTCGACACAACAAACAACAATATACAGTCGcacatttgatttctagtttaGTTGAAGACGACAACAAACAAAACTTGAAAGATCAGAGTCATACGGTGAGTGATACCAAGTATGACGAATCGTGCATTCAATCTCAGTCTGGAGATGATTTGTTCGATATTTTGGGAGCAGAATTTAAGAACACGATATTTAGCAGTCGCTGGAAGAGCTGTAAATCACCCCCAAACTTGCATGACTCAAATATGAATATTCCTTCTAAGAAGAGTCTGGCGTCTTCAGAAATATATGCTGCTAGCCAAGGAAACTTGGATAGTGGGATCATCTCATCTGGCCCTGACCATCTCTTGGATGCAGTAGTCTCTAACGTTTACTCTTCTGTAAAGTCGGTCCTGGACGATAGTGTTTCTTGTGGGACAACGTTGACCAATACTAGCAGCTCCTTGCGACCTAAGACCGGAATTTCATATAGTCAGTGTAGGGTTTCTAACCAGACGAAGGGAGAGTTACTTGGTGTTCCAAAATACATTGCAACAGCAGGAATGATGAGTTCTTGTTCGTTGAGAAATGCTTCTTCCAAGGAAGATTCAGAAACTTGTTCTCAGATTAGTTCCATTTACGGATCACAAATAAGTTCATGGATTGGAAAGGGTCATGACATGAATCCAAATAATAGCGTGTCTAATGGATGCTCTAAGCAACCTGATGAAACTTCCACACTGAATCGCAAGAGGCTTAAACTCGGGGAAAATCCAAGACCTAGGCCAAAAGATCGGCAAATGATCCAAGATCGCTTCAAGGAGTTGAGGCAAATTGTGCCAAATGGAGCAAAG TGTAGCATGGATGCTCTTTTGGAACGTACAATCAAACATATGCTTTTCTTACAAAGTGTTACAAAACATTCTGATAAGCTAAAGCAAACTGGAGAGCCCAAG TTGCAGATTACTAACACAGATGGCAGTTTGCTGTTGAAAAATAACTTTGAAGGGGGAGCAACATGGGCCTATGAAGTAGGCTCTCAATCTATGGTCTGTCCTCTCATAGTTGAAGATCTGAATCAACCCCGTCAAATGCTTGTGGAG ATGCTCTGTGAAGAAAGAGGTTTCTTTCTAGAAATAGCCGACATAATTAGAGGCCTGGGGTTAACCATATTAAAAGGGGTTATGGAAACTCGGAATGGCAAAATATGGGCACGTTTTGCTGTAGAG GCCAATAGAGATGTTACGAGGATGGAAATCTTTCTCTCATTAGTCCACTTTCTGGAGCAAAGTTGA
- the LOC142529846 gene encoding transcription factor LHW-like isoform X2 encodes MGYSLKEALKTLCGVDQWSYAVLWKIGYQNPNLLVWEECYYDLNSYPTHQDFNASWGATAASNFQSQYHTGEKVSLLINKMMMDNQVNIVGEGLVGRVAFTGNHQWILSENFRGEAHPPEVLNEVCQQFSAGMKTVAVIPVLPHGVVQFGSYLTIGENLGFIHDVLTLVFQLGEVPGVLLSDNYMSKEPARRFGVPICLGSSAHVDSSLEFSTIRASSFIADSLNHVESSVQTSVPDTQTSYSFTTEIRNDLQSTVAAIQVLNSSPSCMKPRDYNHIATIAPTAKAEVYPSISEIWMNRHTPVNVPRSTLDFPSSTCLLNRGSISCIEQSDSGCEGPFNSLCGIPLPTLRKTSTSTSCSIEGVSMPHNVETLSRINSCSNASRAVNESITSKSSASIGLKNVNLLNREAYFSDSVDHLRTNSLLGNSSGIQHYHMEKKLVENYLCASNEELDIITHDISMSRHNKQQYTVAHLISSLVEDDNKQNLKDQSHTVSDTKYDESCIQSQSGDDLFDILGAEFKNTIFSSRWKSCKSPPNLHDSNMNIPSKKSLASSEIYAASQGNLDSGIISSGPDHLLDAVVSNVYSSVKSVLDDSVSCGTTLTNTSSSLRPKTGISYSQCRVSNQTKGELLGVPKYIATAGMMSSCSLRNASSKEDSETCSQISSIYGSQISSWIGKGHDMNPNNSVSNGCSKQPDETSTLNRKRLKLGENPRPRPKDRQMIQDRFKELRQIVPNGAKCSMDALLERTIKHMLFLQSVTKHSDKLKQTGEPKITNTDGSLLLKNNFEGGATWAYEVGSQSMVCPLIVEDLNQPRQMLVEMLCEERGFFLEIADIIRGLGLTILKGVMETRNGKIWARFAVEANRDVTRMEIFLSLVHFLEQS; translated from the exons ATGGGGTACTCGTTGAAAGAGGCTTTGAAGACTCTTTGCGGAGTCGATCAGTGGTCATATGCTGTTCTCTGGAAGATTGGATACCAAAACCCCAA CCTTTTAGTTTGGGAAGAATGTTATTACGATTTGAACTCATATCCAACACATCAAGATTTCAATGCTTCATGGGGTGCGACCGCTGCCAGCAATTTCCAGTCCCAGTATCATACTGGAGAGAAAGTGTCTTTGCTCATAAACAAGATGATGATGGACAATCAAGTTAATATTGTGGGAGAAGG ATTAGTTGGAAGAGTTGCTTTCACTGGTAACCATCAATGGATACTTTCTGAGAATTTTCGTGGAGAAGCCCACCCGCCAGAG GTTCTAAACGAGGTATGCCAGCAATTTTCAGCTGGCATGAag ACGGTTGCAGTTATTCCCGTTCTTCCTCATGGTGTTGTCCAATTTGGTTCATACTTGACG ATAGGAGAGAACTTGGGATTCATACATGACGTGTTAACATTAGTATTTCAACTGGGAGAGGTACCTGGTGTCTTGCTATCTGATAATTATATGTCGAAAGAACCTGCTCGAAGATTTGGGGTTCCAATATGTCTTGGAAGTTCCGCTCATGTTGACTCGTCTCTTGAGTTCAGTACGATACGTGCCTCTTCTTTCATTGCTGACAGTCTCAACCATGTTGAAAGCTCGGTTCAAACCTCAGTTCCTGACACTCAAACATCTTATTCATTTACTACAGAAATTCGAAATGATTTGCAATCTACTGTTGCAGCAATTCAAGTCTTAAACTCAAGTCCGAGTTGTATGAAACCACGTGATTACAATCATATAGCAACGATTGCTCCTACAGCAAAAGCTGAAGTTTATCCCTCAATTTCGGAAATATGGATGAACCGGCATACTCCTGTCAATGTCCCAAGGTCCACTCTTGATTTCCCATCTAGCACATGTTTGTTGAATCGTGGCAGTATAAGTTGCATTGAACAATCGGATAGTGGCTGTGAAGGACCTTTTAATAGCCTCTGTGGCATTCCTCTGCCTACTCTGAGAAAAACTTCTACCTCGACTTCTTGTTCCATTGAAGGTGTGTCCATGCCCCATAATGTGGAAACTTTGTCAAGGATAAACTCTTGCTCAAATGCGAGCAGGGCGGTTAATGAAAGCATTACTTCTAAGAGTTCAGCTTCGATTGGGCTTAAAAATGTGAATTTACTGAATAGAGAGGCCTATTTCTCCGATTCTGTCGACCATTTGAGGACAAATTCCTTGCTAGGTAATAGCTCTGGCATCCAACATTATCACATGGAGAAAAAGTTGGTGGAAAATTACTTATGTGCGTCTAATGAAGAACTCgatataattactcatgacatttCTATGTCTCGACACAACAAACAACAATATACAGTCGcacatttgatttctagtttaGTTGAAGACGACAACAAACAAAACTTGAAAGATCAGAGTCATACGGTGAGTGATACCAAGTATGACGAATCGTGCATTCAATCTCAGTCTGGAGATGATTTGTTCGATATTTTGGGAGCAGAATTTAAGAACACGATATTTAGCAGTCGCTGGAAGAGCTGTAAATCACCCCCAAACTTGCATGACTCAAATATGAATATTCCTTCTAAGAAGAGTCTGGCGTCTTCAGAAATATATGCTGCTAGCCAAGGAAACTTGGATAGTGGGATCATCTCATCTGGCCCTGACCATCTCTTGGATGCAGTAGTCTCTAACGTTTACTCTTCTGTAAAGTCGGTCCTGGACGATAGTGTTTCTTGTGGGACAACGTTGACCAATACTAGCAGCTCCTTGCGACCTAAGACCGGAATTTCATATAGTCAGTGTAGGGTTTCTAACCAGACGAAGGGAGAGTTACTTGGTGTTCCAAAATACATTGCAACAGCAGGAATGATGAGTTCTTGTTCGTTGAGAAATGCTTCTTCCAAGGAAGATTCAGAAACTTGTTCTCAGATTAGTTCCATTTACGGATCACAAATAAGTTCATGGATTGGAAAGGGTCATGACATGAATCCAAATAATAGCGTGTCTAATGGATGCTCTAAGCAACCTGATGAAACTTCCACACTGAATCGCAAGAGGCTTAAACTCGGGGAAAATCCAAGACCTAGGCCAAAAGATCGGCAAATGATCCAAGATCGCTTCAAGGAGTTGAGGCAAATTGTGCCAAATGGAGCAAAG TGTAGCATGGATGCTCTTTTGGAACGTACAATCAAACATATGCTTTTCTTACAAAGTGTTACAAAACATTCTGATAAGCTAAAGCAAACTGGAGAGCCCAAG ATTACTAACACAGATGGCAGTTTGCTGTTGAAAAATAACTTTGAAGGGGGAGCAACATGGGCCTATGAAGTAGGCTCTCAATCTATGGTCTGTCCTCTCATAGTTGAAGATCTGAATCAACCCCGTCAAATGCTTGTGGAG ATGCTCTGTGAAGAAAGAGGTTTCTTTCTAGAAATAGCCGACATAATTAGAGGCCTGGGGTTAACCATATTAAAAGGGGTTATGGAAACTCGGAATGGCAAAATATGGGCACGTTTTGCTGTAGAG GCCAATAGAGATGTTACGAGGATGGAAATCTTTCTCTCATTAGTCCACTTTCTGGAGCAAAGTTGA
- the LOC142529846 gene encoding transcription factor LHW-like isoform X1, producing MGYSLKEALKTLCGVDQWSYAVLWKIGYQNPNLLVWEECYYDLNSYPTHQDFNASWGATAASNFQSQYHTGEKVSLLINKMMMDNQVNIVGEGLVGRVAFTGNHQWILSENFRGEAHPPEVLNEVCQQFSAGMKTVAVIPVLPHGVVQFGSYLTIGENLGFIHDVLTLVFQLGEVPGVLLSDNYMSKEPARRFGVPICLGSSAHVDSSLEFSTIRASSFIADSLNHVESSVQTSVPDTQTSYSFTTEIRNDLQSTVAAIQVLNSSPSCMKPRDYNHIATIAPTAKAEVYPSISEIWMNRHTPVNVPRSTLDFPSSTCLLNRGSISCIEQSDSGCEGPFNSLCGIPLPTLRKTSTSTSCSIEGVSMPHNVETLSRINSCSNASRAVNESITSKSSASIGLKNVNLLNREAYFSDSVDHLRTNSLLGNSSGIQHYHMEKKLVENYLCASNEELDIITHDISMSRHNKQQYTVAHLISSLVEDDNKQNLKDQSHTVSDTKYDESCIQSQSGDDLFDILGAEFKNTIFSSRWKSCKSPPNLHDSNMNIPSKKSLASSEIYAASQGNLDSGIISSGPDHLLDAVVSNVYSSVKSVLDDSVSCGTTLTNTSSSLRPKTGISYSQCRVSNQTKGELLGVPKYIATAGMMSSCSLRNASSKEDSETCSQISSIYGSQISSWIGKGHDMNPNNSVSNGCSKQPDETSTLNRKRLKLGENPRPRPKDRQMIQDRFKELRQIVPNGAKCSMDALLERTIKHMLFLQSVTKHSDKLKQTGEPKLQITNTDGSLLLKNNFEGGATWAYEVGSQSMVCPLIVEDLNQPRQMLVEMLCEERGFFLEIADIIRGLGLTILKGVMETRNGKIWARFAVEANRDVTRMEIFLSLVHFLEQS from the exons ATGGGGTACTCGTTGAAAGAGGCTTTGAAGACTCTTTGCGGAGTCGATCAGTGGTCATATGCTGTTCTCTGGAAGATTGGATACCAAAACCCCAA CCTTTTAGTTTGGGAAGAATGTTATTACGATTTGAACTCATATCCAACACATCAAGATTTCAATGCTTCATGGGGTGCGACCGCTGCCAGCAATTTCCAGTCCCAGTATCATACTGGAGAGAAAGTGTCTTTGCTCATAAACAAGATGATGATGGACAATCAAGTTAATATTGTGGGAGAAGG ATTAGTTGGAAGAGTTGCTTTCACTGGTAACCATCAATGGATACTTTCTGAGAATTTTCGTGGAGAAGCCCACCCGCCAGAG GTTCTAAACGAGGTATGCCAGCAATTTTCAGCTGGCATGAag ACGGTTGCAGTTATTCCCGTTCTTCCTCATGGTGTTGTCCAATTTGGTTCATACTTGACG ATAGGAGAGAACTTGGGATTCATACATGACGTGTTAACATTAGTATTTCAACTGGGAGAGGTACCTGGTGTCTTGCTATCTGATAATTATATGTCGAAAGAACCTGCTCGAAGATTTGGGGTTCCAATATGTCTTGGAAGTTCCGCTCATGTTGACTCGTCTCTTGAGTTCAGTACGATACGTGCCTCTTCTTTCATTGCTGACAGTCTCAACCATGTTGAAAGCTCGGTTCAAACCTCAGTTCCTGACACTCAAACATCTTATTCATTTACTACAGAAATTCGAAATGATTTGCAATCTACTGTTGCAGCAATTCAAGTCTTAAACTCAAGTCCGAGTTGTATGAAACCACGTGATTACAATCATATAGCAACGATTGCTCCTACAGCAAAAGCTGAAGTTTATCCCTCAATTTCGGAAATATGGATGAACCGGCATACTCCTGTCAATGTCCCAAGGTCCACTCTTGATTTCCCATCTAGCACATGTTTGTTGAATCGTGGCAGTATAAGTTGCATTGAACAATCGGATAGTGGCTGTGAAGGACCTTTTAATAGCCTCTGTGGCATTCCTCTGCCTACTCTGAGAAAAACTTCTACCTCGACTTCTTGTTCCATTGAAGGTGTGTCCATGCCCCATAATGTGGAAACTTTGTCAAGGATAAACTCTTGCTCAAATGCGAGCAGGGCGGTTAATGAAAGCATTACTTCTAAGAGTTCAGCTTCGATTGGGCTTAAAAATGTGAATTTACTGAATAGAGAGGCCTATTTCTCCGATTCTGTCGACCATTTGAGGACAAATTCCTTGCTAGGTAATAGCTCTGGCATCCAACATTATCACATGGAGAAAAAGTTGGTGGAAAATTACTTATGTGCGTCTAATGAAGAACTCgatataattactcatgacatttCTATGTCTCGACACAACAAACAACAATATACAGTCGcacatttgatttctagtttaGTTGAAGACGACAACAAACAAAACTTGAAAGATCAGAGTCATACGGTGAGTGATACCAAGTATGACGAATCGTGCATTCAATCTCAGTCTGGAGATGATTTGTTCGATATTTTGGGAGCAGAATTTAAGAACACGATATTTAGCAGTCGCTGGAAGAGCTGTAAATCACCCCCAAACTTGCATGACTCAAATATGAATATTCCTTCTAAGAAGAGTCTGGCGTCTTCAGAAATATATGCTGCTAGCCAAGGAAACTTGGATAGTGGGATCATCTCATCTGGCCCTGACCATCTCTTGGATGCAGTAGTCTCTAACGTTTACTCTTCTGTAAAGTCGGTCCTGGACGATAGTGTTTCTTGTGGGACAACGTTGACCAATACTAGCAGCTCCTTGCGACCTAAGACCGGAATTTCATATAGTCAGTGTAGGGTTTCTAACCAGACGAAGGGAGAGTTACTTGGTGTTCCAAAATACATTGCAACAGCAGGAATGATGAGTTCTTGTTCGTTGAGAAATGCTTCTTCCAAGGAAGATTCAGAAACTTGTTCTCAGATTAGTTCCATTTACGGATCACAAATAAGTTCATGGATTGGAAAGGGTCATGACATGAATCCAAATAATAGCGTGTCTAATGGATGCTCTAAGCAACCTGATGAAACTTCCACACTGAATCGCAAGAGGCTTAAACTCGGGGAAAATCCAAGACCTAGGCCAAAAGATCGGCAAATGATCCAAGATCGCTTCAAGGAGTTGAGGCAAATTGTGCCAAATGGAGCAAAG TGTAGCATGGATGCTCTTTTGGAACGTACAATCAAACATATGCTTTTCTTACAAAGTGTTACAAAACATTCTGATAAGCTAAAGCAAACTGGAGAGCCCAAG TTGCAGATTACTAACACAGATGGCAGTTTGCTGTTGAAAAATAACTTTGAAGGGGGAGCAACATGGGCCTATGAAGTAGGCTCTCAATCTATGGTCTGTCCTCTCATAGTTGAAGATCTGAATCAACCCCGTCAAATGCTTGTGGAG ATGCTCTGTGAAGAAAGAGGTTTCTTTCTAGAAATAGCCGACATAATTAGAGGCCTGGGGTTAACCATATTAAAAGGGGTTATGGAAACTCGGAATGGCAAAATATGGGCACGTTTTGCTGTAGAG GCCAATAGAGATGTTACGAGGATGGAAATCTTTCTCTCATTAGTCCACTTTCTGGAGCAAAGTTGA